A genomic region of Colletotrichum destructivum chromosome 5, complete sequence contains the following coding sequences:
- a CDS encoding Putative transglutaminase, papain-like cysteine peptidase superfamily, producing the protein MADVEEPKFNSLAERIAALNQQKNFKAPEVKPKRPPPPPPPTNRPVPRSQTLPVAQTNGLPTPQISPTIPPRPVKTTQAKPSPPPLPRRTTDSSQVDTSPPRDRIAPPPLPTRTSTQHISPALPPRRPSTQQLAVRRSSNASEISNLSSLSLNHTVSSATSIHSIDGPARKLPPTLDQANLPPLPPTKREREAQAKDAVAQQTQPHKHALVSVKSSPAIRQIEPPHRPVLPPRLTSRTTSQQVHEPTLQEEAPAKPRRLPPPPTSYVKSQSHAIGYTGQEQQANDRPPLPGRPPGTDDDAPPPVPLSSRPSVAQIEAVSAKAVARANDCLICRDFSGPDGVAAQYPRQSLPRNDPVGYLAQVLCGPFASHTDKARAIFTWFHHNIAYDCAAFFGNNIRGRSGAETIFMGKAVCSGYADTYKEIALRAGLECITVTGHGKGYGYTPLEKGERPPPKKADGHAWNAVRIDGGEWKLLDACWGAGNVSDVTKDYTPDFKPHEFTRRNDIFGLSHYPSDDRHFFRPDGRVPSWEEYYIGPVHGEKPTVYSHAYEEGVWDHTISPKELQIPVYSGQVVRFQWSNKCEHWTSERHGKGKPPLLLLSIKGRDGRKEDMVPIETDGFWHWADVNAIDLGAPGQSVTVAMITTIDGQDARGVTAKEYFAKKGRCSMSWTYLMKWELI; encoded by the coding sequence atggccgacgtcgaggagcccAAGTTCAATAGCCTGGCCGAACGAATCGCCGCCTTGAACCAGCAAAAGAACTTCAAAGCCCCAGAGGTCAAGCCAAAGCgacccccgcccccgcccccgccgacgAATCGTCCCGTTCCGCGAAGCCAGACCCTTCCTGTCGCCCAGACGAACGGCCTTCCTACGCCTCAAATCAGTCCCACGATCCCTCCCCGGCCGGTCAAGACCACGCAGGCAAAGCCcagtccgccgccgctgcctcgACGAACAACCGACTCCTCTCAAGTCGACACGTCACCTCCCAGGGACCGCATTGCTCCTCCACCTCTGCCCACTCGCACCTCGACCCAGCACATCTCACCAGCGTTGCCCCCTCGGAGGCCTTCCACTCAGCAATTGGCGGTGCGCCGTAGCTCGAATGCTTCCGAAATCTCAAACTTGTCGTCCCTCTCATTGAACCACACTGTATCGTCCGCTACCAGCATCCATTCCATCGACGGCCCCGCGCGCAAGCTCCCACCCACCTTGGATCAAGCAAACCTGCCCCCGCTGCCACCAACGAAGAGAGAACGGGAAGCGCAAGCGAAGGACGCCGTTGCTCAACAGACACAACCACACAAACATGCCCTCGTGTCGGTCAAGTCTTCGCCAGCCATCCGACAAATTGAGCCCCCTCACAGGCCGGTGCTACCCCCGCGATtgacctcgaggacgaccaGTCAGCAAGTTCATGAGCCAACTCTGCAGGAAGAAGCGCCAGCGAAGCCGAGACGGTtacccccgccgccgacgtcgtaCGTCAAGTCGCAGTCGCATGCAATCGGCTACACGGGCCAGGAACAACAAGCAAACGACCGACCACCTTTGCCAGGAAGGCCGCCAGGCACTGACGATGacgctcctcctcccgtcCCCCTCAGTTCCCGCCCTAGCGTTGCACAGATCGAGGCCGTCTCCGCCAAAGCCGTTGCCCGTGCAAATGACTGTCTGATCTGCCGCGACTTTTCTGGCCCGGATGGTGTTGCTGCTCAATATCCTAGACAGTCACTCCCCAGAAACGACCCTGTAGGATACTTGGCCCAGGTGCTTTGCGGACCATTCGCATCTCACACAGACAAGGCGCGAGCCATTTTCACCTGGTTTCATCACAACATCGCCTATGATtgcgccgccttcttcggcAATAACATTAGGGGTCGCTCCGGAGCCGAGACCATTTTCATGGGGAAGGCCGTCTGCTCGGGCTATGCAGACACGTACAAGGAGATTGCCCTCCGCGCAGGCCTGGAGTGCATCACGGTCACTGGACACGGCAAGGGCTACGGGTACACCCCTCTGGAAAAGGGGGagcgcccgccgccgaagaaaGCCGACGGTCACGCTTGGAACGCGGTGcgcatcgacggcggcgaatGGAAGCTCCTCGATGCCTGTTGGGGCGCCGGTAACGTGTCGGACGTGACCAAGGATTACACGCCCGACTTCAAGCCACACGAGTTTACCCGGAGGAACGATATTTTCGGACTCTCTCACTACCCATCGGATGACAGGCACTTTTTCCGACCCGATGGCCGAGTGCCGTCTTGGGAGGAATACTACATCGGTCCGGTCCACGGCGAAAAGCCCACCGTCTACTCCCATGCGTACGAAGAGGGCGTTTGGGACCACACGATCAGCCCCAAGGAGCTCCAGATCCCAGTTTACAGCGGCCAGGTTGTACGTTTCCAATGGTCCAACAAATGCGAGCACTGGACGTCAGAGAGGCACGGCAAAGGAAAGCCCCCGCTGCTTCTGCTCAGCATCAaagggcgagacggccgcAAGGAGGACATGGTGCCCATCGAGACGGACGGCTTCTGGCATTGGGCCGACGTAAACGCAATCGACCTGGGCGCCCCGGGTCAGAGCGTCACCGTGGCTATGATCACGACGATAGACGGCCAAGACGCGAGAGGCGTGACTGCCAAGGAATACTTTGCGAAGAAGGGCAGGTGTAGCATGAGCTGGACGTACCTCATGAAATGGGAGCTCATCTAA
- a CDS encoding Putative F-box domain-containing protein — protein sequence MMASAAESCDKAATASAATTKTLNFLDLPLETQKDIFSHCCQSDLICLALVSRHFRELAAAQLYRNFHIVFPDEDDPSFDSPIDSLAGGLETFVSSDYNYAQHLRDISLDTLSAGDKAEAAYKPYLYSASCGKFMSTLLLLTLRNTKSLETFRWNIRVELSRPVYRALHQIASLKNFHVRMQAGPSLFEIPPPLPYTSSLLPQPTSTQAHWDPLPPFSTVPPPPPPPFASMSFSVPPPYNNSNSTSLGPPPPLPPALRPAPRSRRRISANEPATLSGFRKLNSLAVLDIDSLDTITEIKSCVRNSTSTLTKLKLSFSTHLALQSRKPPLDADPDDSDQDDEFQVVPMPIAPGWDEASGPAKAFRAQEERKSQESVLGRIFDVEPFLVKRSHRKTLKGKEKLDAATNTKEAGSPAEAFMNRLREVSTKLMASIADGDADDGSKQEILDMIEKASRKYLDAEEAKAAGAAQPQSKSEAGPATSDEDHSAAPAPSTVDASTQPAPSIQAPEPPTVVTDISAMPKANYGTDANPEDINVEEPIAIEETDEPLHLMNDQKKEGSAAAPDITASQAQGAAPESPTTSRAAAALATQKTNFETLVLRLQYLLSEATEVHDKLDTLRNANPQDRDRIRSVENQLQGYYRDIDNVRTELNATEAELRDVEKQVNGVATTAHGEDEVMSEYIRSTRGVALKSFSVHLIPVKASVLRAAIDVRVLKRLTLLNVGNQAPIWTMLAKENKVQPLPLRKIFTDNVSITFLTFAGQLEEITELFILERSVKYKPESFAPKTNVVMDQIRRLVLKKHMPTLNKLMIKNDSGSSWDVDEKAMLLICNRGRQLEELAAAVGIRAIHTFMQHISGLVSLRALNVTQFRNDDTCVWVMRETRKFIVDNLCHYPELKLEWISIDDDRVERIIRPPPQTPAAKAEEKKNKKGKSKAAAGSSFGAFGGPGTATGTGGPSVFPPLPLPGWETDSDSDDEDTDIVANTRLETVEGVHFYDVWDVRIFKKEVMAGRL from the exons ATGatggcctccgccgccgagtctTGCGACAAGGCTGCGACTGCCTCCGCGGCCACAACGAAAACCCTTAACTTCCTCGACCTCCCCCTCGAAACCCAGAAAGACATATTCAGCCAT TGCTGCCAGAGCGACCTCATctgcctcgccctcgtctcAAGACATTTCCGAGAActtgctgccgcccagctcTACCGCAACTTCCACATTGTCTTCCCCGACGAAGATGACCCTTCCTTCGACTCCCCCATCGACAGCTTGGCCGGTGGCCTCGAGACCTTCGTGTCGAGCGACTACAACTATGCCCAACATCTGAGAGATATCTCCCTCGACACCCTGAGCGCcggcgacaaggccgaggctgccTACAAACCCTATCTGTACAGCGCCAGCTGCGGCAAGTTCATGAGCactctgctgctgctgactcTCAGGAACACAAAGTCGCTCGAGACCTTCAG GTGGAACATCCGAGTCGAGCTCAGCCGCCCTGTGTACAGGGCGCTGCACCAGATTGCGTCGCTCAAGAACTTCCATGTTCGCATGCAGGCCGGCCCATCCCTTTTCGAGATACCTCCGCCGCTGCCTTACACGTCGAGCCTGCTGCCCCAGCCCACCTCGACTCAAGCCCACTGGGATCCTTTGCCGCCTTTCTCTACCgttccgccgccgccgcctcctcccttCGCCAGCATGTCCTTTTCCGTCCCGCCTCCatacaacaacagcaacagcacctCTCTgggtccgccgcctcccttgccgccggcgctaAGACCCGCCCCCAGGAGTCGACGGAGGATCTCCGCCAACGAACCCGCCACCCTGTCGGGCTTCCGGAAACTGAACTCGCTCGCTGTCCTTGATATCGACTCTCTTGATACCATCACCGAGATCAAGTCCTGTGTGCGCAACTCGACCTCCACCCTTACGAAACTGAAGCTCTCCTTCTCCACACACTTGGCTTTGCAATCACGAAAGCCtcccctcgacgccgatcCCGATGACTCCGACCAGGATGACGAGTTTCAAGTCGTTCCGATGCCGATAGCGCCCGGCTGGGATGAGGCGAGCGGCCCAGCAAAGGCATTTCGCGCACAAGAAGAGCGCAAGAGCCAGGAGTCGGTTCTGGGTAGAATATTCGATGTCGAGCCTTTCCTCGTCAAGAGGTCACACCGCAAGACATTGAAAGGCAAGGAAAAACTCGATGCGGCTACGAACACGAAGGAGGCTGGTTCGCCCGCAGAAGCCTTTATGAACAGACTTCGTGAGGTCTCGACGAAACTTATGGCGAGCATAgcggacggcgacgccgatgacggctcGAAGCAAGAGATCCTCGACATGATAGAAAAGGCCAGCAGAAAGTATCTCGACGCGGAGGAAGCGAAGGCGGCGGGAGCGGCACAGCCGCAAAGCAAGTCGGAGGCTGGGCCCGCGACCTCTGATGAAGATCACTCGGCTGCGCCCGCTCCAAGCACAGTGGACGCTAGCACTCAGCCAGCCCCCAGCATCCAAGCTCCCGAGCCTCCCACGGTTGTGACGGACATCAGCGCAATGCCGAAGGCAAACTATGGAACAGACGCCAATCCCGAAGACATCAATGTGGAGGAGCCTATCGCGATCGAGGAGACAGACGAGCCTTTGCACCTTATGAACGACCAAAAGAAGGAGGGATCTGCCGCCGCTCCCGATATCACCGCGTCTCAAGCCCAAGGTGCCGCGCCTGAGTCGCCAACGACgtctcgagctgctgctgccctggCAACACAAAAGACAAATTTTGAGACACTAGTCCTTCGTCTGCAATATCTGCTGTCCGAGGCCACTGAAGTGCACGATAAGCTGGATACCTTGCGAAACGCCAACCCACAGGACAGAGATCGCATCCGCTCCGTAGAAAATCAGCTACAGGGATATTACCGTGATATCGACAACGTACGCACTGAGCTGAATGctaccgaggccgagctccgGGATGTGGAGAAGCAAGTCAACGGCGTGGCTACGACGGCccatggcgaagacgaggtgaTGAGCGAATACATTCGGTCTACCAGGGGCGTAGCGCTGAAGTCATTCAGTGTCCACCTGATCCCCGTCAAAGCCTCCGTCCTGAGAGCGGCTATTGACGTACGAGTCCTCAAGAGACTGACTTTGCTGAATGTTGGCAACCAAGCTCCTATTTGGACCATGTTGGCCAAGGAGAATAAGGTTCAGCCGCTCCCGCTGCGCAAGATCTTCACAGACAACGTATCCATTACTTTCCTTACGTTTGCGGGCCAGCTGGAGGAGATTACAGAGCTGTTCATACTGGAGCGGTCGGTCAAGTACAAACCAGAGAGTTTCGCGCCAAAAACCAACGTTGTGATGGACCAGATCCGTCGTCTTGTTCTCAAGAAGCATATGCCGACCCTCAACAAGCTAATGATCAAGAACGACTCGGGATCAAGTTGGGATgtggacgagaaggccatgCTGCTGATTTGCAACCGCGGGAGACAGCTCGAAGAATTGGCGGCTGCGGTTGGAATCCGCGCCATC CACACTTTCATGCAGCATATCTCGGGACTCGTGAGTCTCCGGGCGCTGAATGTCACACAGTTCAGAAACGACGACACTTGCGTTTGGGTCATGCGCGAGACTCGGAAGTTCATCGTCGACAACCTGTGTCACTATCCAGAGTTGAAACTCGAGTGGATCTctatcgacgacgaccgggTTGAGCGCATCAttcgtccgccgcctcagacacccgccgccaaggcagaggagaagaaaaataaGAAGGGCAAGAGCAAAGCCGCTGCTGGCTCGTCGTTCGGGGCTTTCGGCGGCCCAGGGACCGCCACCGGCACTGGTGGGCCCAGCGTCTTCCCGCCTTTGCCTCTGCCGGGATGGGAAACGGACAGtgacagcgacgacgaagataCGGATATAGTGGCCAACACAAGACTGGAAACGGTCGAAGGCGTCCATTTCTATGACGTTTGGGATGTCCGGATCTTCAAGAAGGAAGTTATGGCAGGGCGCCTGTGA
- a CDS encoding Putative Cyclin-like superfamily, cyclin/Cyclin-like subunit Ssn8, giving the protein MAHMTNPLATAEQLYKRNSFSSLPADLQDAIFYSTQCLTQAAGVLLDLPQSTTAQANVLLARYWLVESPMAAEFSDVSAAALYLVSKMGPLPRTTRDISNVYAYLLSPASPLFRGEPPDPTVRRPDPTTYYQTDGEYAAFQTRMLAAEARILWALGFDTAVALPHALAVTYLQALDFLGKPKAEMAGRVVAHLNTALLSPQMLYLTHQPHALATAAVYIAAREAGAKMPEVAWWEVFDVEREELGFLVVGMRSLEGWVRSLKETGLLAGGMLTRSGIEREARRRAGEGDEEDEIMALMDQKTV; this is encoded by the exons ATGGCACACATGACGAACCCgctggcgacggccgagCAGCTCTACAAGCGCAACTCCTTCAGCTCGCTCCCGGCCGACCTGCAGGATGCCATCTTCTACTCGACGCAGTGCCTGACCCAGGCGGCCGGCGTGCTGCTCGACTTGCCACAGTCGACCACGGCGCAAGCAAACGTCCTCCTGGCGCGGTACTGGCTCGTTGAGTCGCCAATGGCGGCGGAATTCAGC GACGTATCCGCCGCAGCCCTCTACCTAGTTTCCAAGATGGGACCGCTCCCGCGCACGACCCGCGACATCTCAAATGTGTACGCCTACCTCCTCTCGCCCGCGTCGCCCCTCTTCCGCGGCGAGCCCCCAGACCCTACGGTGCGCCGCCCGGATCCGACGACGTACTACCAGACGGACGGCGAGTACGCCGCCTTCCAGACGCGGAtgctggcggccgaggcgcggaTCCTCTGGGCCCTCGGGTTCGACACGGCGGTGGCGCTGCCCCATGCACTGGCCGTGACGTACCTTCAGGCGCTGGACTTCCTGGGGaagcccaaggccgagatggccggcCGCGTGGTGGCACACCTGAACACGGCGCTGCTGAGCCCACAGATGCTGTACCTCACGCACCAACCCCACGCGCTGGCGACGGCAGCAGTGTATATCGCGGCCAGGGAGGCTGGCGCCAAGATGCCCGAGGTGGCCTGGTGGGAGGTGTTTGATGTCGAGAGGGAGGAGCTCGGTTTTCTGGTTGTGGGGATGCGGAGTCTTGAGGGCTGGGTGAGGAGCCTGAAGGAGACCGGCCTGCTGGCCGGCGGAATGCTCACGAGAAGTGGGATTGAGAGAGAagcgaggagacgggccggagagggcgacgaggaggatgagatTATGGCGCTGATGGACCAGAAAACGGTCTAA
- a CDS encoding Putative vacuolar protein sorting-associated protein 17, Vps17 yields the protein MDYSASISDEAGASPWGNSPGSSPRPNQSNFAPLGADPSGNPPDSPFPYTPSPGNATPQDQENFGGEHYRRPGTASTQSATEVETQDSRTEVGSEARTSADSPGPELPQKSQEQGGPPNVGSQARQDQQPRKPQQPQFRLQAKITGLERTGKKDPILRFDVHTNLPRFRTTQYRDVRRFHSEFVKLAEHLISANPECLVPTVPPAVTSAGAGTDEDEARVKALLQRWFNYVCSNEVLMRDDEMVLFVESDFGYSPMVKMKQPATGVRRKILKQFAPPPDDTPELQEARPIVKLFYLGTMDAGHKVDKLVKSRRGLGLAESDFGVKLGAMHIQEPHQGLANAYRKLGKIVQTVGDYHAAQATAEATTIGDPFQYHSQDSFVVKESLTNRQILIREFLQAQENTRSKLNAADRLKASSNVRREKVDEAITALDDARQNETYLYQKTTRVTQNLVQERRKWFARTAADLRLSIREYVIREIEAERRALAVLESVRPDIRAIDASGGLSRLGRESHPPVRRASVAASQGPKGDAWSGVPRRTDTLNRSVSGSLMPGLPEEADGDNGPGAGQNQGLGAAGGRASLAGVAEEDDEDRVDARNAASRLATSTF from the exons ATGGACTACAGCGCCTCCATCAGCGACGAGGCTGGTGCATCGCCATGGGGCAACTCACCGGGCTCCTCCCCCCGGCCCAACCAATCCAACTTCGCTCCCCTCGGTGCTGACCCGAGCGGCAACCCGCCCGACTCCCCATTTCCCTACACACCGAGTCCCGGCAACGCAACCCCACAGGACCAGGAGAacttcggcggcgagcatTACAGACGGCCCGGCACCGCGAGCACCCAGTCGGCGACCGAGGTGGAAACACAAGATTCGAGGACCGAAGTCGGCTCAGAAGCCCGGACTAGTGCCGACAGCCCTGGGCCCGAGCTGCCACAGAAATCGCAGGAGCAGGGAGGTCCGCCCAACGTGGGCAGCCAGGCCCGTCAGGACCAGCAGCCTCGCAAGCCTCAGCAGCCTCAGTTCAGGCTTCAGGCCAAGATCACCGGCCTCGAGCGTACCGGAAAGAAGGACCCCATCTTGCGATTTGACGTTCAT ACCAACCTTCCGAGGTTCCGCACTACCCAGTACCGCGATGTGCGCCGCTTCCACTCGGAATTTGTCAAGCTTGCGGAGCATCTCATCTCGGCGAACCCTGAGTGTTTGGTGCCGACGGTGCCACCCGCCGTAACATCGGCTGGCGCCGGTacggacgaggacgaggcccgCGTTAAGGCCTTGCTACAACGGTGGTTCAACTACGTGTGCAGCAACGAAGTCCTCATGAGGGACGACGAAATGGTACTCTTCGTGGAGAGCGATTTCGGCTACAGCCCCATGGTCAAGATGAAGcagccggcgacgggcgTGCGCAGAAAGATCCTGAAGCAGTTTGCACCTCCGCCAGATGACACCCCGGAGCTGCAGGAGGCTCGTCCGATCGTGAAGCTCTTCTACTTGGGCACAATGGATGCTGGCCACAAGGTCGATAAGCTTGTCAAGTCTCGTCGAG GTCTCGGATTGGCCGAGTCCGACTTTGGCGTCAAGCTCGGCGCAATGCATATCCAAGAGCCCCATCAAGGTCTCGCCAACGCCTACCGGAAGCTCGGTAAGATTGTGCAGACGGTTGGCGACTACCACGCCGCCCAGGCCACGGCAGAAGCGACTACGATCGGCGACCCCTTCCAGTACCACTCACAGGACTCGTTCGTCGTTAAGGAGTCGCTCACAAACCGACAAATTCTCATCCGCGAGTTCCTCCAAGCACAAGAAAACACGCGCAGCAAGCTGAACGCCGCCGACCGTCTCAAGGCGAGCTCCAATGTCAGACGGGAAAAGGTTGATGAGGCCATCACCGCCCTCGATGACGCGCGTCAGAACGAGACCTACCTCTACCAGAAGACGACCCGTGTCACCCAAAACCTCGTGCAGGAGCGCCGAAAATGGTTTgcgagaacggcggcggaccTGCGGCTCAGCATTAGGGAGTATGTCATTCGCGAGATCGAGGCGGAACGACGTGCTCTTGCCGTGTTGGAGAGCGTGAGGCCTGATATTCGCGCCATCGATGCATCCGGCGGTCTGAGTCGACTCGGACGCGAATCTCACCCTCCCGTGAGGAGGGCCAGCGTGGCAGCCAGCCAAGGACCCAAGGGGGATGCATGGAGCGGTGTTCCACGACGCACTGATACGCTTAACCGCAGCGTGTCCGGCAGTCTGATGCCTGGCCTCCCTGAGGAGGCAGATGGCGACAATGGACCAGGTGCAGGGCAGAATCAGGGCCTCGGCGCAGCGGGCGGCCGGGCGAGTCTGGCCGGtgtggcagaagaagacgacgaggaccgaGTGGATGCGAGAAACGCGGCAAGCCGATTGGCGACCAGCACCTTTTAA
- a CDS encoding Putative sugar transporter, major facilitator superfamily, MFS transporter superfamily: MGSEKDVEAEPLGAAVTTPATGAGAHGLRGGFSDQATTTITMEKGPGHGQRHRFASADGLEKAHETRMEKRKSFDVDDATDGEQPSPEDIAVERLQTARSHASARSRLSRVASLASRRREADGRPSVAAAHHNHPLSDLPAGLVGWDAPSDPAMPMNLPPRRKWLAIWFLAAITFMTPFASSILAPAVGPLNEDLGNDDMTLGTLPVSIYLLGYAVGPLFLAPLSEMYGRRPVLNAANVFFCACLAGCALAPSLASLIAFRFLTGVGGSGCLAIGGGVIADLFPVAERGAAISLWMIGPLIGPTAAPIAGAYIAQDLGWRWSSWVSLIAAAPVTLIIALFNRETNPRVLIDRKVARLRAELCRPELRSVYDHDDDCRRLPAGTPRPTSSQLLVRGLVRPLKMLFLSPILFSVSLYCAFAYGVLYLLFSTIPLVFASTYGFSVGTAGLVYIPLGLGYLIGMALFAALSDRTVVRMTKANGGVYEPEMRLPDCIYFAALLPVTFFWYGWTAEFETHWAAPVVGLLPFGVAILGIWQPIQAYVIDAYPSYAASGMAALTVFRSVIAAFLPMAGPPMYDALGLGWGNSVLGFVAVALIPVPTLIYRYGGRLRKWQKLKL; this comes from the exons ATGGGTTCCGAAAAGGACGTGGAGGCGGAGCCGCTGGGGGCGGCAGTGACGACAcccgccaccggcgccggcgcccacgGCCTCCGAGGAGGATTCTCGGACcaagcgacgacgacaataACGATGGAAAAGGGGCCTGGACATGGACAGCGGCACCGCTTCGCCTCTGCAGATGGCCTGGAAAAAGCACACGAGACGCGTatggagaagagaaagagtttcgacgtcgacgacgcgacGGACGGCGAGCAGCCGTCCCCGGAG GACATCGCCGTAGAGCGCCTGCAGACGGCCCGATCCCACGCGAGCGCACGGAGCCGCCTCTCCCGGGTCGCGAGCCTTGCCTCCCGCCGCAGGgaagccgacggccgcccatccgtcgcggccgcccaccacaaccaccctCTCAGTGACCttcccgccggcctcgtcggctgGGACGCCCCATCCGACCCGGCCATGCCCATGAACCTGCCCCCGCGCCGTAAGTGGCTCGCCATCTGGTTCCTCGCTGCCATCACCTTCATGACGCCTTTCGCCTCCTCGATCCTCGCCCCGGCCGTCGGCCCTCTCaacgaggacctcggcaacgacgacatGACGCTCGGCACTCTGCCCGTGAGCATCTACCTCCTCGGCTACGCCGTCGGCCCGCTCTTCCTTGCGCCCCTGTCCGAGATGtacggccgccgccctgtcctcaacgccgccaacgtcttcttctgcgccTGCCTCGCCGGCTGCGCCCTTGCGCCCTCGCTCGCCTCCCTCATTGCCTTCCGCTTCCTCACGGGTGTCGGCGGCTCCGGCtgcctcgccatcggcggcggcgtcatcgccgacctgttccccgtcgccgagcgcggcgccgccatctcgcTTTGGATGATCGGGCCCCTGATCGGCCCCACGGCCGCCCCCATCGCCGGTGCCTACATCGCCCAGGACCTCGGCTGGCGCTGGTCCTCGTGGGTctccctcatcgccgccgcccccgtgACCCTCATCATTGCCCTCTTCAACCGCGAGACCAACCCGCGCGTCCTCATCGACCGGAAGGTCGCTCGGCTCCGCGCCGAGCTCTGCCGCCCTGAGCTTCGCAGCGTCTACGACCATGACGACGACTGTCGTCGCCTCCCAGCGGGCACGCCCCGGCCCACGTCCTCCCAGCTCCTGgtccgcggcctcgtccgcccgCTCAAGATGCTCTTCCTCTCGCCCATCCTCTTCAGCGTGAGCCTCTACTGCGCCTTCGCCTACGGCGTCCTCTATCTCCTCTTCAGCACCATCCCCCTCGTGTTCGCTTCCACCTACGGCTTCTCCGTCGGCACCGCGGGGCTCGTCTATATCCCCCTGGGTCTCGGCTACCTCATCGGCATGGCCTTgttcgccgccctctccgACCGCACCGTCGTCCGCATGACgaaggccaacggcggcgtctACGAGCCCGAGATGCGTCTGCCCGACTGCATCTACTTCGCCGCCCTGCTGCCTGTCACCTTCTTCTGGTACGGCTGGACCGCCGAGTTCGAGACCCACTGGGccgcgcccgtcgtcggcctaCTGCCGTtcggcgtcgccatcctGGGCATCTGGCAGCCCATACAGGCCTATGTCATCGATGCGTACCCGTCCtacgccgcctcgggcatGGCCGCCCTTACCGTCTTCCGCAGCGTCATCGCGGCGTTTCTGCCGATGGCGGGGCCACCCATGTACGACGCCCTGGGACTTGGTTGGGGGAACAGCGTTCtgggcttcgtcgccgttgccctCATACCTGTGCCGACGCTGATTTATCGCTATGGAGGGCGATTGCGCAAGTGGCAGAAGCTGAAGCTTTGA